One genomic region from Microbacterium sp. BK668 encodes:
- a CDS encoding F0F1 ATP synthase subunit epsilon, which produces MPLKVTLVSAESEVWSGEASLVVAKTVLGEIGFMPGHEPVLAVLAEGQVRITKTDGTKITANAQDGFLSMDGDEISIVAGNAALIA; this is translated from the coding sequence ATGCCCCTGAAGGTCACCCTCGTCTCGGCCGAGTCCGAGGTGTGGTCGGGAGAGGCATCGCTCGTCGTGGCGAAGACCGTGCTCGGCGAGATCGGCTTCATGCCCGGTCACGAGCCGGTGCTCGCCGTGCTGGCCGAAGGCCAGGTGCGCATCACGAAGACCGACGGCACCAAGATCACCGCCAACGCGCAGGACGGCTTCCTCTCGATGGACGGCGACGAGATCTCGATCGTCGCCGGCAACGCCGCCCTCATCGCCTGA
- the yaaA gene encoding peroxide stress protein YaaA gives MLILLPPSETKRSGGAGRPLDLERLALPGLTPQREQVLAALEELATDAAASARILRLGATQLHEIEHNARVRTAPAMPAVDRYTGVLYDALDAASLDSVARSWLSRHVLIHSAPLGPVGALDRIPAYRLGASASLPGIAPLRRVWARAVTDALAAAAPPFVLDLRSEAYSALGPVPESVPSLYVRVVAEADGGAVRALNHFNKHAKGALVRRLAVARPRVRSREGLVRWADAAGLRVRDGAPGELELFA, from the coding sequence ATGCTGATCCTCCTCCCGCCGTCCGAGACCAAGCGCTCCGGCGGCGCCGGCCGTCCGCTCGACCTCGAGCGCCTCGCCCTGCCCGGTCTGACGCCTCAGCGCGAGCAGGTGCTGGCGGCGCTGGAGGAGCTGGCGACGGATGCCGCGGCATCCGCCCGCATCCTGAGACTCGGAGCGACGCAGCTTCACGAGATCGAGCACAATGCCCGCGTGCGCACGGCCCCGGCGATGCCGGCGGTGGATCGCTACACCGGCGTCCTCTACGACGCGCTGGACGCGGCATCCCTCGACTCCGTCGCACGTTCGTGGTTGTCGCGGCACGTGCTCATCCACTCCGCTCCCCTCGGTCCGGTCGGGGCGCTCGACCGGATCCCGGCGTACCGGCTCGGGGCGTCGGCGTCGCTCCCCGGCATCGCGCCGCTGCGGCGGGTGTGGGCTCGGGCTGTGACCGACGCACTGGCCGCGGCGGCGCCGCCGTTCGTGCTCGACCTGCGTTCCGAGGCCTACTCGGCGCTCGGCCCCGTGCCGGAGTCGGTCCCGTCGCTCTACGTCCGGGTGGTGGCGGAGGCCGACGGCGGCGCCGTGCGTGCCCTGAACCACTTCAACAAGCATGCCAAGGGCGCCCTCGTCCGGCGCCTCGCGGTCGCGCGTCCGCGCGTGCGCTCCCGCGAGGGTCTCGTGCGGTGGGCGGATGCCGCGGGTCTGCGCGTGCGCGACGGAGCCCCGGGCGAGCTCGAGCTGTTCGCCTGA
- a CDS encoding DUF4282 domain-containing protein — MSEPTPPPRPPLPEQPASQAAAGAGARRPAHSPGSAAPGDTAASGSPSPATTAAYSPATDPDDTGVPRLAGDASDVGLGFVRALFDISFRTFITRRLASAFYVVGLVAIAIGFLVYFIGGIVRSIGLIPVNTGAGVSLLVATLIIVPIVTFLLIVVLRFIIEAVVALIAIAENTQQTADNTER; from the coding sequence ATGAGCGAACCCACTCCCCCTCCCCGGCCGCCGCTTCCCGAGCAGCCGGCCTCTCAGGCCGCGGCGGGCGCGGGCGCGCGGCGGCCCGCCCACTCCCCCGGATCCGCGGCGCCCGGCGACACCGCGGCCAGCGGGTCACCGTCGCCGGCGACCACCGCTGCGTACAGCCCCGCGACCGACCCGGACGACACGGGCGTGCCCCGGCTCGCCGGCGATGCCTCGGACGTCGGTCTCGGCTTCGTCCGGGCCCTCTTCGACATCTCCTTCCGGACGTTCATCACGCGCCGCCTCGCGAGCGCCTTCTACGTGGTGGGACTGGTGGCGATCGCCATCGGCTTCCTCGTGTACTTCATCGGAGGGATCGTGAGGTCGATCGGCCTGATCCCCGTCAACACCGGGGCGGGAGTCTCGCTCCTCGTGGCGACGCTCATCATCGTGCCGATCGTCACGTTCCTGTTGATCGTGGTGCTGCGCTTCATCATCGAGGCCGTCGTCGCGCTCATCGCCATCGCCGAGAACACCCAGCAGACCGCCGACAACACCGAGCGCTGA
- a CDS encoding DUF5684 domain-containing protein — MYDYSDSAGLAAFLAIVGFLSFVFFVGFYVLSSWFLMKIFDKAGVQGRWRAWVPVYNYMVFAKLGDLNPWLVLIGLGAGIVLSWVPVLGSLIGIATFVLTLLAAWRVGLKLQKEAVWLVLYFFLSIVWLGILAFDKSRWNTAIPAAPWAGNGFLSDRTSWSGIPAQTPAGGYPANPVTQPGYPAAGGYPPAAGYAAPTAGYDAPPAGYSAPPAGYSAPPAGYTAPPAGYTPPPAASEPPAGYTPPPAAAEPPGGYTAAPSAASAPEPPAAPEPPAPSEPPAASEPPAASEPPAAPEPEGPNAPRA; from the coding sequence ATGTACGACTATTCCGACAGCGCGGGCCTCGCTGCCTTCCTTGCCATCGTCGGCTTCCTCTCGTTCGTGTTCTTCGTCGGGTTCTACGTGCTGAGCTCGTGGTTCCTGATGAAGATCTTCGACAAGGCCGGGGTGCAGGGCCGGTGGCGCGCGTGGGTGCCCGTCTACAACTACATGGTCTTCGCCAAGCTCGGCGACCTGAACCCGTGGCTGGTCCTGATCGGCCTCGGCGCGGGCATCGTGCTCAGCTGGGTGCCGGTCCTCGGATCGCTCATCGGAATCGCGACCTTCGTGCTGACCCTCCTGGCGGCGTGGCGCGTCGGACTGAAGCTGCAGAAGGAGGCGGTGTGGCTCGTTCTCTACTTCTTCCTGTCGATCGTGTGGCTCGGCATCCTCGCCTTCGACAAGTCGCGCTGGAACACGGCGATCCCCGCCGCTCCGTGGGCCGGCAACGGCTTCCTCTCCGACCGTACGAGCTGGAGCGGCATCCCCGCCCAGACGCCCGCCGGGGGGTACCCCGCCAACCCCGTCACCCAGCCCGGCTATCCGGCCGCGGGAGGCTACCCGCCGGCGGCGGGATACGCCGCACCGACCGCCGGCTACGACGCACCGCCCGCGGGATACTCGGCACCCCCGGCTGGCTACTCCGCCCCGCCTGCGGGGTACACCGCCCCGCCTGCCGGCTACACCCCGCCCCCCGCGGCCTCGGAGCCCCCTGCGGGGTACACCCCGCCGCCCGCGGCGGCGGAGCCCCCCGGCGGCTACACGGCGGCCCCGTCAGCAGCATCGGCACCCGAGCCGCCGGCCGCGCCCGAGCCGCCGGCCCCGTCCGAGCCGCCGGCCGCGTCCGAGCCGCCCGCCGCGTCCGAGCCGCCGGCCGCGCCCGAGCCGGAAGGCCCGAACGCTCCGCGCGCCTAG
- a CDS encoding aldo/keto reductase: MTTASVPQRRVGASGLRVSAVGLGCNNFGRKDTRTEGIEGTRAVLDAAIEAGVTFLDTADIYGREPGLSETLMGEALQGRRDQVVLATKFGHADFAPAVLGGSKASRSAVRRAVEASLRRLRTDWIDLYQLHTPDPETPIEETLDALGDLVREGKVRYIGHSNLPGWQIAEAHFVARERRSIPFVSAQNQYSLLARDAERNVLPAAERYGLGFLPFFPLHNGLLTGKFARDAAPADTRIMRQRPHLYENAPWDALEAYRAFCDERGITMLEATFGWLLARPAISSVIAGATSPEQVRANAAAAAAWTPTAEDLEAIDGFFPPPPRSDT; encoded by the coding sequence ATGACCACCGCCTCCGTTCCCCAGCGCCGGGTCGGCGCATCCGGTCTCCGCGTCTCGGCCGTCGGCCTCGGCTGCAACAACTTCGGCCGCAAGGACACCCGCACGGAGGGCATCGAGGGCACGCGTGCCGTGCTGGATGCCGCGATCGAGGCCGGGGTGACCTTCCTCGACACCGCCGACATCTACGGCCGGGAGCCGGGTCTGTCCGAGACGCTCATGGGCGAGGCGCTTCAGGGCCGGCGCGACCAGGTCGTGCTCGCAACCAAGTTCGGCCACGCCGACTTCGCCCCGGCGGTCCTCGGCGGGTCGAAGGCCTCGCGCAGCGCGGTGCGACGGGCCGTCGAGGCATCCCTGCGGCGCCTGCGAACCGACTGGATCGACCTCTACCAGCTTCACACCCCCGATCCCGAGACGCCCATCGAGGAGACCCTCGACGCGCTCGGCGACCTCGTGCGCGAGGGAAAGGTGCGCTACATCGGGCACTCCAACCTTCCGGGCTGGCAGATCGCCGAGGCCCATTTCGTCGCGCGCGAGCGGCGCTCGATCCCGTTCGTCTCGGCGCAGAACCAGTACAGCCTGCTGGCCCGCGACGCCGAGCGCAACGTGCTGCCGGCGGCCGAACGCTACGGCCTCGGCTTCCTCCCGTTCTTCCCCCTCCACAACGGCCTGCTCACGGGGAAGTTCGCACGGGATGCCGCACCCGCCGACACCCGGATCATGAGGCAGCGGCCGCACCTCTACGAGAACGCGCCGTGGGACGCGCTCGAGGCGTACCGGGCCTTCTGCGACGAGCGCGGTATCACGATGCTCGAGGCGACGTTCGGCTGGCTGCTCGCGCGCCCGGCGATCTCCAGCGTCATCGCGGGCGCGACGAGCCCCGAGCAGGTCCGCGCGAACGCGGCAGCCGCGGCCGCCTGGACGCCCACGGCGGAGGACCTCGAGGCCATCGACGGCTTCTTCCCGCCGCCGCCCCGCTCGGACACGTGA
- a CDS encoding ABC transporter ATP-binding protein: MLGKILVRYLSPAWLLLIAVVVFQLAQSIASLLLPTLNADIIDKGVVTGDIDYIWRTGGVMLVVSLVQVVCAIIAVYFGSRLAMGMGKELRGDLFHRVVAFSQREVGQYGAPSLITRNTNDVQQVQMLVQVSATLMVSAPMLAIGGVIMAVRQDAGLSWLMAVAIPILLVIVGLIVWRMVPAFTQMQKKIDRVNQIMREQLTGIRVIRAFVREREERVRFAAASEDVMATGLRAGNLMALMFPAVMLVMNVSSVAVIWFGAFQVQDNGVQIGTLIAFLSYLMQILMGVMMATFMFVMIPRAAVCANRIGEVLDTEPSVSAPADPEAAPEALGRVEFDHVDFAYPGADEAVLHDLTFTVEPGTTTAIIGSTGAGKTTLVGLVPRLFDVTAGAVRVDGVDVRDYEPDLLWRRIGLIPQRAFLFSGTVASNLRYGDEDATDGELWRALELAQAKDFVAAMPGGLDAAIAQGGTNVSGGQRQRLAIARALAKQPAIYIFDDSFSALDLSTDASLRRALDTHLPHATRLVVAQRVSTIQHADQIIVLDHGRMVGVGTHVELVATNDTYREIVDSQLAAEAAA; encoded by the coding sequence GTGCTCGGCAAGATCCTGGTGCGCTATCTCAGCCCGGCGTGGCTGCTGCTCATCGCCGTCGTCGTCTTTCAGCTGGCGCAGTCGATCGCTTCGCTCCTGCTGCCCACCCTCAACGCGGACATCATCGACAAGGGCGTCGTCACGGGCGACATCGACTACATCTGGCGGACCGGCGGGGTCATGCTCGTCGTGAGCCTCGTGCAGGTCGTCTGCGCGATCATCGCGGTGTACTTCGGCTCACGCCTGGCGATGGGCATGGGCAAGGAGCTGCGCGGCGACCTCTTCCACCGCGTCGTGGCGTTCTCGCAGCGCGAGGTGGGTCAATACGGCGCGCCGTCCCTCATCACCCGCAACACCAACGACGTCCAGCAGGTCCAGATGCTGGTGCAGGTCTCGGCGACCCTGATGGTCTCGGCGCCGATGCTGGCGATCGGCGGCGTCATCATGGCGGTGCGCCAGGACGCCGGACTGTCGTGGCTGATGGCCGTCGCGATCCCGATCCTGCTCGTCATCGTGGGGCTCATCGTGTGGCGGATGGTGCCGGCCTTCACGCAGATGCAGAAGAAGATCGACCGCGTGAACCAGATCATGCGGGAGCAGCTCACCGGCATCCGCGTCATCCGGGCGTTCGTGCGCGAGCGCGAGGAGCGCGTGCGGTTCGCGGCGGCGAGCGAGGACGTGATGGCGACCGGCCTTCGCGCGGGCAATCTCATGGCGCTCATGTTCCCCGCCGTCATGCTGGTCATGAACGTCTCCAGCGTCGCGGTGATCTGGTTCGGCGCCTTCCAGGTGCAGGACAACGGCGTGCAGATCGGCACGCTCATCGCCTTCCTCAGCTACCTCATGCAGATCCTCATGGGCGTCATGATGGCGACGTTCATGTTCGTCATGATCCCGCGCGCGGCGGTGTGCGCGAACCGCATCGGCGAGGTGCTGGACACCGAGCCGTCGGTATCGGCGCCCGCCGACCCCGAGGCGGCGCCCGAAGCGCTCGGACGGGTCGAGTTCGACCACGTCGACTTCGCCTACCCGGGCGCCGACGAGGCGGTCCTGCACGACCTCACCTTCACCGTCGAGCCCGGCACGACGACCGCCATCATCGGATCGACCGGTGCGGGCAAGACGACGCTCGTCGGCCTCGTGCCGCGGCTGTTCGACGTGACCGCCGGCGCGGTCCGCGTCGACGGCGTCGACGTCCGCGACTACGAGCCCGACCTGCTGTGGAGACGCATCGGGCTGATCCCGCAGCGCGCGTTCCTCTTCTCGGGGACGGTGGCCTCCAACCTCCGGTACGGCGACGAGGACGCGACCGACGGCGAGCTGTGGCGGGCGCTCGAGCTGGCCCAGGCGAAGGACTTCGTCGCGGCCATGCCGGGCGGCCTGGATGCCGCGATCGCCCAGGGCGGCACGAACGTCTCCGGCGGCCAGCGCCAGCGACTGGCCATCGCGCGCGCGCTGGCGAAGCAGCCCGCGATCTACATCTTCGACGACTCCTTCTCGGCACTGGATCTTTCGACGGATGCCTCGCTGCGCCGCGCCCTCGACACCCACCTGCCGCACGCGACGCGGCTCGTGGTCGCGCAGCGGGTCTCGACGATCCAGCATGCCGACCAGATCATCGTGCTCGATCACGGACGCATGGTGGGCGTCGGCACGCACGTCGAGCTCGTCGCGACGAACGACACCTACCGTGAGATCGTCGACTCCCAGCTCGCGGCGGAGGCGGCGGCGTGA